CCGATTTAATGCGTAGGCAATCACCTCAGTAAGGCAGATGTATTCCTTGAGCTTGGGAGGTAATCGCCGTAGTTGCATTTCTACCTCCACAGCTACCAGGGACTCCATCGCATTGCGATAGTTCTGAGATTGTTCAAGTTGCATTTTATCTAACGGGATTAAAGATATTAAAGTAATTGGACATCATTCAACTTAACGTAGCTCACCCTGTGTGTTTCAAACTGTGTTATTAGTAATAGATACTAACACTCATCCCCATAGTCGCCTACCTTCAGTGGTTTTCAGGCGCTCATGGCTGTCTTTCAACAACTCGGGAATGTTCAGATTTTCCGGACAGCGGGGCAGGCAATCTCCACACTCCGTGCAATGGTTGCCTTTCATTCCAGGGAACCAATGTCCAGCATTTTCAAACATGCGATAGCGATACTCTCCGTAGGCTTGCATATCGAAGGCGATCGCCAAGTTTCGTAGCCGCAACACCTCCGGAATCTGAATAGCGGCGGGACAGGGTAGACAGTCATAGCACTGACGACAGCGATCGCTCCCCAATGCATTCGATTGGTGGGTTTCTAGGGAGGTGAGCACTGCCAACTCCTGGGGAGTCAGTGGCCCATCTTGATCAGCGGTTTGCAGCGGTGTTATCAGTTCGGCGGCATTGGCTGCCCCGACACTCAGGGTAGTAATCCGGCGATCGCTCAACAGAAACCGATAGTTCAGTTCCAAGGGAGAAAAGGGCTGACAAAGATCTTCGAGGGTGGGTGGGGGAGTGTAGAGCAGCCCCCCTTTATCGGCAGGGGAAATGATGAACACCCCCAGATCTTGTTCCTGGGCAAGTTGGAGAACCGGTTGATGGCGTTGAAAGAAGTAAGAGTAATGGAGGTTGACGAACTCAAACTGCCCCGTCGCGATCGCCCCTTGAATGATTTCTAGGGAACCGTGGGTCGAAAAACCCAAATGCCGCACCCGTCCATCCGCAAGCACCTGCTGCAACGCGTCTCTACAGCCCTTGGGAGCCTGCACCCATTCAAGATGTTCGGGGGTGTTGACCCCATGGAGGGCTAGACAATCGAGATAATCGATCTGGAGTCGCTCTAACGATTCATCAATCCAGCGATCGACGACATCGGCGGACAGCATCGGGGGCAACTTCGTTGTGATCACCAACTCAGAGCGGCAGACTCCGACTCCGTGGTGCAGGGCCTGTCCTAAATATTCTTCACTTTTGCCATAGCCTCGGGCGGTTTCTAAGTGATTGATGCCCAGCGCCACAGCCTGTTGTACCGTCTGCCAGAGAATCTCTGCGGAGGCCAGACAGCGCATGGTTCCCAAGGAAAAGACAGACAGGTGTAAATTGGTTTTGCCAAAGCGACGATAGCGCATGGGGTTCAGGAGCGGGATTGATTTGGGGCAACGGATTCTGGTGATTGACGATACGATGCTCGACAAGTGGTATGCCCAACAAATGGACTGAGTGAGTCGGCAATGGTCTGGTAAGCATCAGCGGGTTATCCAAGGCATCCATTTGACGAGTCTGTTGTGGTCAGATGGGGATAAACAGATCCCGTGGGACTATCAACTCTACGAGCAGGCGTTAGACGGGGCGACCAAGAATGACCATTTTCCCACTATGCTAGCCTCCGCTAAGGCACGAGGGTTCCAGCCCAAGTGTGTCGCCTTCGATAGTTAGTTTAGTGCTTTAGCCAACTTGAAGTTGATTGCCAGCTATAGCTGGACGTGGCTGACTGGTCTCAAACGCAACCGCTTGGCCAATCCCGACCAAAAAACAGGCAATCGACCGATTTGTAACGTGGCACTCACTGACCGTGGAACGGTCGTTCACCTCAAAGGCCATGGGTTTGTCCGAGTATTCAAGATGGTCGCCCAAGACGGTGATATTGACGACAGGGCAACCAATGATGTGCAGATGAGTCCCTTAAAACGTCAGCAGTGGGCAGAGTTTGAGTGGTTGATTGAGGAATATCACCGCAGTCTCCAGCAGTGCTGTGGGGTTGAATAAGCCCAGGGGCGTTCTGCTCGCGCTCAACGCAATCACATTGGGTTGGCTATTCGAGCGTTTCTGCGCCGGTCGATGCATTGGTTTAACACGGGCATCAGTTGGTATGAGTCCAAACTTAGCATCGTTCGGGAGGCTGTGCGCTCCTACTTAGCTGCTCCTTTGTTCTCTCTTTCACCAACTGCGTAAGTAAGTCCT
Above is a window of Neosynechococcus sphagnicola sy1 DNA encoding:
- a CDS encoding aldo/keto reductase, which encodes MRYRRFGKTNLHLSVFSLGTMRCLASAEILWQTVQQAVALGINHLETARGYGKSEEYLGQALHHGVGVCRSELVITTKLPPMLSADVVDRWIDESLERLQIDYLDCLALHGVNTPEHLEWVQAPKGCRDALQQVLADGRVRHLGFSTHGSLEIIQGAIATGQFEFVNLHYSYFFQRHQPVLQLAQEQDLGVFIISPADKGGLLYTPPPTLEDLCQPFSPLELNYRFLLSDRRITTLSVGAANAAELITPLQTADQDGPLTPQELAVLTSLETHQSNALGSDRCRQCYDCLPCPAAIQIPEVLRLRNLAIAFDMQAYGEYRYRMFENAGHWFPGMKGNHCTECGDCLPRCPENLNIPELLKDSHERLKTTEGRRLWG